Genomic window (Streptomyces liliiviolaceus):
GCGGGCCGCGATCCGCCGCGCGTACTCCAGGGTCCGCTCGGCCAGCTCGGCCACCGGGTAGATCTTGTTGACCATGCCGAGCTGCCTGGCCTCCTCGGCGTCGATGCTGTCCCCGAGCAGCAGCATCTCCTTGGCGCGCCGTGGGCCGAACTCCCAGGGGTGCCCGAAGTACTCCATGCCGCACATGCCCAGCCGGACGCCGACCGGGTCGGTGAACGTGGCGTCGTCCGCCGCGACGATCAGATCGCACGCCCAGATCAGGGTCAGCCCGGCGGCGAAGATCGGCCCCTGGGCCTGCGCGACCACGATCTTGCGCAGATTCCGCCAGCGCACGGCGTTCTGGTAGTAGTAGTGGTACTCCCCCAGCATGCGCTTCTCGACACTGCGCCGGGTCCCGCCGTTGACGGTGAAGGTCGGATGGTGGTCGGGGCTCTCGGGGTCGCGTTCGGCCGCCCTGTCGGGTGTCCCCATGTCGTGGCCCGAGGAGAAGGTGCGGCCCTCGCCGGCGAGGATCACCACGCGCACGGTGTCGTCCCGCTCGGCGCGGACGAACGCCTCGTCGAGCTCGACCAGCAGGCCACGGTTCTGGGCATTGCGGTAGCGCGGACGGTTCAGCGTGATCCGGGCGATCGTGCCCTCGTCGAACGTCTCATACGTGATGTAGCGGTACGCGGACATGGTTCCTCTCCGACTCACCCTGGGTCCTGCACTGGCAGAGCACGGCATCGCGACTCAACACAACTATAAGACAAGTACGATCCAATAGTTATCCACCTGGAGCTTGTGGCTTGCATCTCACCCTCCTATGCTCCTACACCTGTGTTCAATCATTATTGAGAGGAATCGCATGGGAGCAGGCACGGCCGGCGGGCGGCCCGAGTCCTTCGCCATCGGGTTCCCGGACAGCGCCCTGGAGGACCTGGCACGGCGACTGGAACTGACCCGCTTCGCACCGGACCTGGACAACG
Coding sequences:
- a CDS encoding enoyl-CoA hydratase, which gives rise to MSAYRYITYETFDEGTIARITLNRPRYRNAQNRGLLVELDEAFVRAERDDTVRVVILAGEGRTFSSGHDMGTPDRAAERDPESPDHHPTFTVNGGTRRSVEKRMLGEYHYYYQNAVRWRNLRKIVVAQAQGPIFAAGLTLIWACDLIVAADDATFTDPVGVRLGMCGMEYFGHPWEFGPRRAKEMLLLGDSIDAEEARQLGMVNKIYPVAELAERTLEYARRIAARPTMTALMIKESVNQTRDIQGHHNALQSAFSLHQLNHAHWAEIYGGRVAHAEADEGAVDWKRST